A stretch of the Chlorobiota bacterium genome encodes the following:
- a CDS encoding PD40 domain-containing protein, which produces MSLIFIITSSCRKNESNIITSKGNLGSNINTPYNEFFPCMIDSLTLVYSSDKPIPIVKGLSNQLANNNIPHLYLSIFSEAEWEFSLSYQPSFNEDNLLQQLFFSNCDNIYCLGTKLKLNTNSLSNYQSNKQNSKLFSNEKDCDLVIINKNNFKEMSHEINSPYWDSQVTLSNDCKNIYFSSDRDKGFGGSDIWRVLIENNKFSEPENVKFINSEFDELSPYFDDVNDRLYFARKELNSGLDIYYYDFGKKIIIKLPQPYNSEKDDFTPYIFGGKMYLSSNRDGSCGGFDLYSFDKPK; this is translated from the coding sequence TTGAGTTTAATATTCATTATTACTTCTTCTTGTAGAAAAAATGAAAGCAATATCATAACTTCTAAAGGAAACCTTGGGAGTAATATAAATACACCTTATAATGAGTTTTTTCCTTGTATGATTGATTCACTAACCTTAGTTTATTCAAGTGACAAACCAATTCCAATTGTTAAAGGTTTAAGTAATCAATTAGCAAATAATAATATTCCACATTTGTACTTATCAATTTTTAGTGAAGCTGAATGGGAATTTTCATTAAGTTATCAACCTTCATTTAATGAAGATAATTTATTACAACAATTATTTTTTTCAAATTGTGATAATATATATTGCTTAGGTACTAAGTTAAAATTAAATACTAATTCATTAAGTAATTATCAATCTAATAAACAAAACTCTAAATTATTTTCAAATGAAAAAGATTGTGATCTTGTAATTATTAATAAGAATAATTTTAAAGAAATGTCACATGAAATTAACTCCCCCTACTGGGATTCACAAGTAACATTATCAAATGATTGTAAAAATATTTATTTCTCAAGTGACAGAGATAAAGGGTTTGGTGGAAGTGATATTTGGAGAGTCTTGATTGAAAACAATAAATTTTCAGAACCTGAAAATGTAAAATTTATAAATTCAGAATTTGATGAACTCTCTCCTTATTTTGATGATGTTAATGATAGACTATATTTTGCTCGGAAGGAACTTAACAGTGGATTAGATATTTACTATTATGATTTTGGGAAAAAGATAATTATTAAATTACCTCAACCTTATAACTCTGAAAAAGATGATTTTACTCCATATATTTTTGGTGGAAAAATGTATTTATCTTCAAATAGAGATGGCTCTTGTGGTGGATTTGATTTGTATTCTTTCGATAAACCTAAATAA
- a CDS encoding ABC transporter ATP-binding protein, which yields MMGLLEVKNLCTYFYTDDGTARSVDNVSFDVDRGETLGLVGESGCGKSVSALSIMQLIPNPPGLIVSGQIIYNGKDLTKYSEEEMRSIRGNEISMIFQEPMTSLNPVFTVGHQIDEAVILHQKVSKNEAKKRSIEMLKLVGIPAPEQRYSDYPHQLSGGMRQRVMIAMALSCNPQLLIADEPTTALDVTVQAQILELIKKLQKEFGMAMIMITHDLGVIAEVCDRVAVMYAAKVVEYSTVDEIFYNPRHPYTLGLLNSLPKIGHIKDKLETIEGSVPSATNFPIGCHFCTRCEYADQKCIDEEPPLVEIKNGHSVACWQIDNVPMKIN from the coding sequence ATAATGGGTTTACTAGAAGTTAAAAATCTTTGTACTTATTTCTATACAGATGATGGCACTGCAAGATCTGTAGATAATGTTAGTTTTGATGTTGATAGAGGAGAAACACTAGGCTTAGTGGGCGAATCTGGCTGTGGTAAGTCAGTAAGTGCTTTATCTATTATGCAACTTATTCCAAATCCCCCTGGATTAATTGTAAGTGGACAAATAATTTATAATGGAAAAGACTTAACAAAATATTCTGAGGAGGAAATGAGGTCAATTAGGGGGAATGAAATTTCAATGATTTTTCAAGAACCAATGACTTCACTTAACCCGGTTTTTACAGTTGGACATCAAATTGATGAAGCAGTAATTCTTCACCAAAAAGTCTCTAAAAATGAAGCAAAAAAACGTTCAATAGAGATGTTGAAACTTGTGGGGATTCCAGCACCTGAACAAAGATATTCAGATTATCCACATCAATTATCTGGTGGAATGCGTCAACGTGTAATGATTGCCATGGCATTATCTTGTAACCCACAATTGCTTATTGCTGATGAACCTACAACTGCATTAGATGTTACTGTTCAAGCTCAAATACTTGAACTTATAAAGAAACTTCAAAAAGAATTTGGTATGGCAATGATAATGATTACCCATGATTTAGGTGTTATAGCTGAAGTTTGTGATCGAGTTGCTGTAATGTATGCTGCTAAAGTAGTAGAATATTCTACAGTGGACGAAATTTTTTATAACCCAAGACATCCATATACTTTAGGGCTGCTCAATTCCTTGCCAAAAATAGGTCATATAAAAGATAAACTTGAAACTATTGAAGGTTCTGTTCCCTCAGCTACTAACTTCCCAATTGGATGCCACTTTTGCACAAGGTGTGAATATGCTGATCAAAAATGTATTGATGAAGAACCACCATTAGTTGAGATTAAAAATGGTCATTCTGTTGCATGTTGGCAAATCGATAATGTACCTATGAAGATTAATTAA
- a CDS encoding ABC transporter permease, with the protein MELKQNNKDNAKSLWWYSWKRLKRNKLAIVGLTFVAVFVLIAVFANFIAPMDPDLQTLEYSLKPSGFRGNLLAIKSPASEYQEELVAIESFVIKGDSVFCKTTSGEDKVFPKLSLNGKTESQWHHTPLYIMGTDRYGRDVFSRLIYGARISLSVGFIAEGISLFIGIILGALAGYFRGWVDGVVMWITNVVWSFPFILLVIAFSLVLGQGFWQAFVAIGIANWVDVARIVRGQFFSLRETEYVEATRALGFSSTRTIFKHILPNALGPIIVIATAGFASTIIAEASLSYLGLGVQPPMASWGQMIRDGHGYIVAGTNWGLMIYPAVTIALAVFAFNVFGDGLRDALDPKLKR; encoded by the coding sequence ATTGAGTTAAAGCAGAACAATAAAGATAATGCCAAATCTCTTTGGTGGTATTCTTGGAAAAGACTTAAAAGAAATAAACTTGCAATTGTCGGTTTAACTTTTGTTGCAGTATTTGTATTAATTGCCGTGTTCGCAAATTTTATTGCACCAATGGATCCTGATTTGCAAACTTTAGAATACTCCCTCAAACCTTCAGGATTTAGAGGAAATCTTTTAGCGATAAAATCACCTGCAAGTGAATATCAAGAAGAATTAGTTGCAATAGAATCTTTTGTTATAAAAGGAGATTCAGTATTTTGTAAAACAACTTCTGGTGAAGATAAAGTATTTCCAAAGTTATCATTAAATGGAAAAACTGAAAGTCAATGGCATCACACTCCGCTATATATTATGGGTACTGATAGGTATGGACGAGATGTTTTTAGTAGATTAATTTATGGAGCTAGAATATCCTTATCAGTTGGATTTATAGCAGAAGGGATCTCATTATTTATTGGTATAATATTAGGAGCATTAGCAGGTTATTTTAGGGGCTGGGTTGATGGGGTTGTAATGTGGATTACTAATGTGGTTTGGAGTTTTCCTTTTATACTTTTGGTTATTGCTTTTTCTTTAGTTCTTGGGCAAGGTTTTTGGCAAGCATTTGTTGCAATTGGAATTGCTAATTGGGTTGATGTTGCTCGAATTGTTAGAGGTCAGTTCTTCTCACTTCGTGAAACAGAATATGTTGAAGCTACAAGAGCTCTTGGCTTTAGTTCAACTCGAACAATTTTCAAACATATTTTACCAAACGCCTTAGGTCCTATTATTGTTATAGCCACAGCTGGTTTTGCTAGCACTATTATTGCTGAAGCATCTTTATCATATTTAGGATTAGGTGTTCAGCCGCCTATGGCTTCTTGGGGACAGATGATTCGAGATGGTCATGGTTATATAGTTGCAGGTACAAATTGGGGGCTCATGATATATCCTGCTGTTACAATTGCTCTTGCAGTTTTTGCTTTCAATGTTTTTGGTGATGGATTAAGAGATGCATTAGATCCAAAGTTAAAACGGTAA
- a CDS encoding ABC transporter permease — translation MLTFTIRQFLYSLLIIFGVMTVSFAVVRVLPGDPARLMLGQRADLQSVESLRKQWKLDQPIYVQYADFMVRAVQGDLGRSFSFNRPVLETILEKFPATAILSVSAMFVATILGILIGVMSAWKPYTIFDNTAMVIALLGISAPVFVTGLLLALVFGLWLKILPLSGYIFRGGGLHLQYLVLPMVALAARPLSIIARITRSSMLDILSQDYIRTARAKGLPIQKTILKHALRNALNPVVTTISAWLAATLAGTLFIEYIFYWPGLGQLAFEAVRQLDFPVIQGTVLFTAVVFVIVNFFVDVIYSLLDPKVRLS, via the coding sequence ATGCTAACTTTTACAATACGCCAATTCCTTTATTCACTCCTAATTATATTTGGAGTAATGACTGTTTCTTTTGCTGTTGTTAGAGTTTTACCAGGCGACCCAGCCAGGCTTATGCTTGGTCAACGTGCCGATTTGCAATCGGTTGAATCATTAAGAAAACAATGGAAACTAGATCAACCTATTTATGTACAATATGCTGATTTTATGGTGCGAGCTGTTCAAGGAGATTTAGGTAGAAGTTTTTCATTCAACAGACCAGTTCTTGAAACCATTCTAGAGAAATTCCCTGCAACTGCCATTTTATCTGTCTCTGCAATGTTTGTTGCTACTATATTAGGAATTTTGATTGGTGTAATGTCTGCTTGGAAACCATATACTATTTTTGATAACACTGCAATGGTCATTGCATTATTAGGTATTTCTGCACCAGTATTTGTAACTGGTTTATTACTCGCTTTAGTTTTTGGTTTGTGGCTTAAAATATTGCCATTATCAGGATACATTTTTCGTGGAGGTGGATTGCATCTTCAATATCTTGTGCTTCCAATGGTTGCATTAGCTGCCAGACCATTATCAATAATTGCCCGTATAACAAGAAGTTCAATGTTAGATATTTTATCTCAAGATTATATTAGAACTGCCAGAGCAAAGGGTTTGCCAATTCAAAAAACTATTCTTAAACATGCATTAAGAAATGCCTTAAATCCAGTTGTAACTACAATTTCTGCTTGGCTTGCTGCAACTTTAGCTGGTACATTATTTATTGAATATATTTTCTATTGGCCCGGTTTAGGTCAGTTAGCATTTGAAGCAGTTAGACAACTTGATTTTCCAGTTATTCAAGGTACTGTACTTTTTACTGCTGTTGTTTTTGTAATTGTTAATTTCTTTGTTGATGTAATTTACTCTTTACTAGATCCAAAAGTAAGACTATCATAA
- the def gene encoding peptide deformylase, translating into MVLPIYLYDHPILRKKLSLVENINDELVSLIENMHLTMEAAEGIGLASNQVGQDYRLITVDLRGIKDHENFKPLTLINPIINAFSEEKEKYDEGCLSLPDLRADVIRPIEIEVSFYDENMIEKSINANEILARVIQHEVDHLNGIYFFDHLSTVKRSLLKRKLLEIKRGYIDTDYLIYN; encoded by the coding sequence ATGGTACTACCAATTTATTTATATGATCATCCAATTCTGAGGAAAAAACTTTCTCTAGTTGAGAATATTAATGATGAATTAGTCTCATTAATTGAGAATATGCACTTAACTATGGAGGCAGCAGAAGGCATTGGATTAGCTTCAAATCAGGTTGGTCAGGATTATAGATTAATTACAGTAGATTTAAGAGGAATTAAAGATCATGAGAATTTCAAGCCATTAACATTAATAAATCCAATTATTAATGCTTTTAGTGAAGAAAAAGAAAAGTATGATGAAGGCTGTTTATCTCTTCCAGATTTAAGGGCTGATGTAATCAGACCAATTGAAATTGAAGTTTCTTTTTATGATGAGAACATGATTGAAAAATCAATTAATGCAAATGAAATTTTAGCAAGAGTTATTCAGCATGAAGTAGATCATTTAAACGGTATTTATTTTTTTGATCATTTAAGTACTGTTAAAAGATCTTTGTTAAAAAGGAAATTACTTGAAATTAAAAGAGGTTATATTGATACAGATTACTTAATTTACAATTGA
- a CDS encoding FkbM family methyltransferase codes for MSLKNYIATNNNFVVNFLKIFLYKLKNKYYHVNEIIDVVSIENNGQIKVKLKEGLIIYSNPSKTIAEIQYTDRVKYGNKNKLNKILDVDKFYFLYEVLSELFVEKVHFQYFKPMLDEVIVDCGANIGGFVIQAAKMIGDKGKIIAIEPDEENYNLLQKNIEANGFTNVILVKKGVWDKKDTLTFHIGIRPGEHSIIMHDDIKNQSHIKEVKIDVDTLDNILTEINIKSVNFVKIDIEGAEIQAIKGMESVFTQTGVNWVVEAGHLVNGEMTFNEVESFMKLKGCKILSTQESFRGTIYAMS; via the coding sequence ATGAGTTTAAAAAATTATATAGCTACAAATAATAATTTTGTGGTTAACTTTTTAAAAATATTCCTATATAAATTAAAGAATAAATATTACCATGTAAATGAAATTATTGATGTTGTTAGTATTGAAAATAATGGACAAATTAAAGTGAAATTAAAAGAAGGATTAATCATTTATAGTAATCCATCTAAAACTATAGCTGAGATTCAATATACTGATAGAGTAAAGTATGGTAATAAAAATAAATTGAATAAGATATTAGATGTAGATAAATTTTATTTTTTATATGAAGTGTTAAGTGAACTTTTTGTAGAGAAAGTTCATTTCCAATACTTCAAGCCAATGTTAGATGAGGTTATAGTTGATTGTGGAGCAAACATTGGTGGATTTGTAATTCAAGCTGCAAAAATGATTGGCGATAAAGGTAAAATAATTGCTATTGAACCTGATGAAGAAAATTACAATTTACTTCAAAAAAATATTGAAGCAAACGGATTTACAAATGTAATATTAGTTAAAAAAGGAGTATGGGATAAAAAAGATACTTTAACATTTCATATTGGTATTCGACCTGGTGAACATTCTATTATTATGCATGATGATATTAAAAACCAATCTCATATTAAAGAAGTAAAAATTGATGTTGATACATTAGATAATATTCTTACTGAGATAAATATTAAAAGCGTAAACTTTGTAAAAATTGATATTGAAGGGGCTGAAATTCAAGCCATTAAAGGTATGGAATCGGTATTTACTCAAACAGGTGTAAATTGGGTTGTTGAAGCAGGACATTTAGTTAATGGAGAAATGACTTTTAATGAAGTTGAGTCATTTATGAAATTAAAGGGTTGTAAAATATTAAGCACCCAAGAATCTTTTAGGGGAACTATTTATGCAATGAGTTAA
- a CDS encoding class I SAM-dependent methyltransferase yields the protein MNQDLITQEKLKQQVKDYWNEQPCGTQFSDSEKLSQEYFNDIEKHRYFVEPEIFSFAQFTRFHGQKLLEVGVGAGSDFTQWVRAGTKAHGIDATAEGVAHVKKRLELFDLYAEEIKVGDAENLPYLDNFFDIVYSWGVIHHSPDTPKCFREIVRVIKPGGKAKIMVYHRHSLLTYFFWIKYALLKGNPFKSLANVLWNNMESIGTKAYTKKEIAEILKDQPIKNLEIKTKITYYDKMTRFGGIQFLIGRVLAYILGGDKVGWFLTVEFEKNN from the coding sequence ATGAACCAGGACTTAATTACTCAAGAAAAATTAAAGCAACAAGTTAAAGACTATTGGAACGAACAGCCATGTGGCACACAGTTTTCTGATAGTGAAAAACTTAGTCAAGAATATTTTAATGATATTGAGAAACATCGTTACTTTGTTGAACCAGAAATTTTTTCATTTGCACAGTTCACAAGATTTCATGGTCAAAAGCTATTAGAAGTAGGTGTTGGTGCAGGAAGCGATTTCACTCAATGGGTTAGAGCTGGAACCAAAGCTCATGGCATTGATGCAACTGCTGAAGGTGTTGCCCATGTAAAAAAAAGGTTGGAATTATTTGACTTATATGCTGAAGAAATTAAAGTTGGAGACGCTGAAAATTTACCTTATTTAGATAACTTTTTTGACATTGTTTATAGTTGGGGAGTTATTCATCATTCACCCGATACACCTAAATGCTTTAGAGAAATTGTTAGAGTTATTAAGCCAGGTGGCAAAGCAAAAATTATGGTGTATCACAGGCATTCTTTACTGACTTATTTCTTTTGGATAAAATATGCACTTCTAAAAGGTAATCCATTTAAATCATTAGCAAATGTACTTTGGAACAACATGGAAAGTATTGGAACTAAAGCATATACAAAAAAAGAAATTGCTGAAATTTTAAAAGACCAACCAATAAAAAATTTAGAGATAAAAACTAAAATTACTTACTATGATAAGATGACAAGATTTGGAGGAATTCAATTTTTGATTGGTCGGGTTCTTGCATATATTCTTGGTGGAGATAAAGTTGGTTGGTTCTTAACTGTTGAATTTGAAAAAAATAATTAA
- a CDS encoding LamG domain-containing protein → MKSKPHNNMEPHVKLNLINFNKYFRIIFSAILLFVLIAINYSICFSQNKLVAYYPFNGNTLDATGNGHDGVLIRDIVSVADRFGKPNSAYSFNGSSSFISIPHSDDLRASRGSTISICVWVKFCSKQTDFAGIICKGPQNVHQPGEQLVIRDGYAIEGQVSTLDKQVITVRNAFNVYNDGLWHLVVMVVNTKIGELSIYVDGKREASVQSTIIDPSIEDQSKPMYIGVERNLSRFFNGSLDDIRIYNYSLVQSEINFLLNENGWVVGSDRDKNTNGKYIQINSCNSFVTLTADSGYSNYIWSTGEKSQNIAVQRQGVYIVTKSSSTRCSSNDTFDVKFGLLNVNVNREPKSGGCKGSIIKFNVNNILGKAPYKFEWRALSLNNSIFSYDSFALFKVLNDSDVVSLVVYDISGCEFKYQWVLMNSAIKTEISPSKNFSICNGTSASFNIKSLTKNNYTYTWSPTTGIGSPIGDFIKASPSKSTMYKVTIRDSNGCESFDSVFVKVTNGLSANYTDKFICTGEQTLLTGKTDSGSAPFKYSWSPSQFLSNSSLANPFAFPKVTTKFKCIIIDAIGCTDSVFVNVNVANKSTKLMGEPNDIIDLGSIEQNFIHCRDININNMQSTPITIDALNFLSNKNYIISKNPAPFSIPPLSTKTFNLCFMPLIEGFVYDTLLLDIKGSCSNKFIVNANSFYSDSMGKGCSTQYLKLPKNGFNNLLKLSQINSSYCDFKVKVQYPPSIIGKIISIDLIDIKGELVKILNYSKTGSKLEDEINFEIGEIILPINNGIYFLKVNCGGASNVIKVFH, encoded by the coding sequence ATGAAATCCAAACCACATAACAATATGGAACCTCATGTAAAATTGAATCTCATAAATTTTAATAAATATTTCAGAATTATTTTTTCTGCAATTTTATTATTTGTTTTAATAGCTATAAATTATTCAATTTGTTTTTCACAAAATAAATTAGTTGCTTATTACCCTTTTAATGGTAACACCCTCGATGCTACAGGTAATGGTCATGATGGTGTTTTGATTAGAGATATTGTTTCAGTTGCTGATAGATTCGGTAAACCAAATAGTGCCTATAGTTTTAACGGTTCATCAAGTTTTATATCAATACCACATTCAGACGACTTAAGGGCTTCTAGAGGATCTACTATTTCAATTTGCGTTTGGGTGAAATTTTGTTCAAAACAGACTGATTTTGCAGGAATAATTTGCAAAGGTCCTCAAAATGTTCATCAACCCGGAGAGCAATTAGTGATTAGAGATGGTTATGCAATTGAAGGTCAAGTTTCAACTTTAGACAAACAAGTTATCACAGTTAGGAATGCTTTTAATGTTTACAATGATGGATTATGGCATTTGGTTGTAATGGTGGTTAACACAAAAATTGGAGAACTTTCAATTTATGTTGATGGGAAAAGAGAGGCTTCAGTTCAAAGTACAATAATAGATCCTTCAATTGAAGATCAATCAAAACCAATGTATATTGGTGTTGAAAGGAATTTATCAAGATTTTTTAACGGAAGTTTAGACGATATCAGAATCTACAATTATTCCTTAGTTCAAAGTGAAATAAATTTTTTACTAAATGAAAATGGTTGGGTTGTAGGTTCAGATCGTGATAAAAATACTAATGGTAAATATATTCAGATTAATTCTTGTAATTCATTTGTAACTTTAACAGCAGATTCAGGTTATTCAAATTACATTTGGTCTACAGGTGAAAAATCTCAAAACATTGCTGTTCAAAGGCAAGGGGTTTACATTGTAACAAAATCTTCAAGTACTAGATGTTCATCTAATGACACATTTGATGTGAAATTTGGATTATTAAACGTCAATGTAAATAGAGAGCCAAAAAGTGGTGGTTGCAAAGGTTCTATTATTAAATTTAATGTAAATAATATATTAGGGAAAGCTCCTTATAAATTTGAATGGAGAGCTCTAAGTTTGAATAATAGTATTTTTTCTTATGATAGTTTTGCTCTCTTTAAAGTACTTAATGATTCTGATGTTGTCTCTTTAGTTGTGTATGATATTAGTGGATGTGAATTTAAATATCAATGGGTTTTAATGAACAGTGCCATTAAAACTGAAATATCTCCAAGTAAGAATTTTTCAATCTGTAATGGAACATCTGCAAGTTTTAATATCAAATCATTAACTAAAAATAATTACACTTATACTTGGTCGCCAACTACTGGTATTGGCTCTCCAATTGGTGATTTTATTAAAGCTTCCCCATCAAAAAGTACAATGTATAAAGTTACTATTCGTGACTCTAATGGGTGTGAGTCTTTCGATTCTGTTTTTGTTAAAGTTACTAATGGTTTGTCTGCAAATTATACCGATAAATTTATTTGTACTGGTGAACAAACTCTTCTTACTGGAAAAACTGATTCTGGTTCTGCTCCTTTTAAATATAGTTGGTCGCCTTCTCAATTTCTAAGTAATTCTTCTTTAGCTAATCCTTTTGCATTTCCTAAAGTTACCACCAAATTCAAATGTATTATTATTGATGCTATTGGATGCACTGATTCTGTTTTTGTTAATGTTAATGTCGCTAACAAATCAACTAAACTTATGGGAGAACCTAATGATATTATTGATCTTGGTTCAATTGAGCAGAATTTTATTCATTGCAGAGATATTAATATTAACAACATGCAAAGTACTCCAATTACTATTGATGCATTAAATTTTTTGTCTAATAAAAATTATATTATTTCAAAAAATCCTGCTCCTTTTTCTATTCCTCCGCTTTCTACAAAAACTTTCAATCTCTGCTTTATGCCTTTGATTGAGGGCTTTGTTTATGATACTTTACTTCTGGATATTAAAGGAAGTTGTAGTAATAAATTTATAGTTAATGCTAATTCTTTTTATTCTGATTCTATGGGCAAAGGCTGCTCCACACAATACTTAAAATTACCTAAAAATGGATTTAATAATTTACTTAAGTTATCGCAAATAAATAGCTCTTACTGCGATTTTAAAGTAAAAGTTCAATACCCACCAAGCATAATTGGTAAAATTATTAGTATCGATTTAATTGATATTAAAGGAGAACTTGTTAAAATATTAAACTATTCAAAAACAGGATCAAAATTAGAAGATGAAATCAATTTTGAAATTGGTGAAATTATTCTTCCAATAAATAATGGAATTTATTTTTTAAAAGTAAATTGTGGTGGTGCTTCTAATGTTATTAAAGTTTTTCATTGA
- a CDS encoding KpsF/GutQ family sugar-phosphate isomerase: MKYSSKELLIIGQDVISIEIAELMKVKNSLDVNFCKSIKLIANRKGKVIVSGVGKSGIIAQKISATLNSTGTVALFLHPTDALHGDIGTVHKDDIVILLSKSGNTHELKDFVTALKKINVKIIAITSSKKNYLKSNSDLTIEVDIEKEACVLDLAPTSSTTAMLAIGDALCVALYKENGFTISDFALTHPAGDLGKKLLLKISDVMRKNNDIPIVQTNSTFKEVIIEISKKRIGATLVLKKNKLIGIITDGDLRRFFEKDLTIEDIVAEDVMTINPLTIKHDVLCIAGLELMELHKRTHLPVTDSNGKLIGIIHIHDLIDLGF; encoded by the coding sequence ATGAAATATTCTTCTAAAGAGTTATTAATAATCGGTCAAGATGTTATATCAATTGAGATTGCTGAGTTAATGAAAGTGAAAAATTCATTAGATGTAAATTTTTGTAAATCAATAAAGTTAATAGCAAATAGAAAAGGAAAAGTGATAGTTTCTGGTGTTGGAAAATCTGGGATTATAGCTCAAAAAATTTCAGCAACTTTAAATAGCACTGGTACTGTAGCACTATTTTTACATCCAACAGATGCTCTTCATGGCGATATTGGAACTGTCCATAAAGATGATATAGTAATCTTACTTTCAAAAAGTGGGAATACACACGAACTAAAAGATTTTGTGACAGCTTTAAAAAAAATAAATGTTAAAATAATTGCAATAACATCTAGCAAAAAGAATTACTTAAAATCAAATTCTGATTTAACAATTGAAGTAGATATAGAAAAGGAAGCTTGCGTTTTAGATCTTGCTCCAACTTCATCAACAACTGCAATGTTGGCAATTGGCGATGCATTATGTGTTGCACTTTATAAAGAAAATGGTTTTACTATTTCAGATTTTGCTTTAACTCATCCTGCGGGAGATTTAGGAAAAAAATTACTTCTTAAAATTTCTGATGTGATGAGGAAAAATAATGATATCCCAATTGTTCAAACAAATTCTACTTTTAAAGAAGTTATTATTGAGATTAGCAAAAAAAGAATTGGTGCAACTTTAGTTTTGAAAAAAAATAAATTAATTGGAATTATAACTGATGGTGATTTGAGGAGGTTTTTTGAAAAGGATTTGACTATTGAAGATATTGTTGCTGAAGATGTAATGACAATAAATCCATTAACCATAAAGCATGATGTGCTGTGCATTGCAGGGCTTGAGTTGATGGAGCTTCATAAGAGAACTCACTTGCCAGTAACTGATTCAAATGGTAAACTTATTGGTATTATTCATATTCACGATTTAATAGATCTTGGTTTTTAA